A region from the Aegilops tauschii subsp. strangulata cultivar AL8/78 chromosome 5, Aet v6.0, whole genome shotgun sequence genome encodes:
- the LOC109734028 gene encoding B3 domain-containing protein Os06g0194400 isoform X2, which translates to MAEANSYEEQRRRQIEENRRKLDELRLHHLSAAVREAAARPKPNPKPRPKRKAPEPGELRRSGRVAGLPEQPKYVEGAEQRGYRGVYEAYAVWKGPTDEERAGAIAKAEELQRRIHRIRWPAFVKPMTHNCASKAAEMKIPKHFSEYLPAHDEGVVLVDEADDEFHMMYNAHRQGRHYYFHKGWRGFAAHHDLAVGDCLVFHMTERAKFKELHIQYQCIYNFVRSTFSEQTQTMKATKLQMTLRMKSNEDVCFEYNVRSEQFVGEPRSPLMLQSATAISCWLRVESHTRA; encoded by the exons atGGCGGAAGCGAACTCGTACGAGGAGCAGCGCCGGCGGCAGATTGAGGAGAACCGCCGGAAGCTGGACGAGCTGCGCCTGCACCACCTCTCCGCCGCCGTCCGCGAGGCCGCCGCCAGGCCCAAGCCCAACCCCAAGCCCAGGCCG AAGCGCAAGGCCCCGGAGCCCGGCGAGCTCCGGCGGTCCGGCCGCGTCGCCGGCCTCCCGGAACAGCCCAAATACGTCGAGGGCGCAGAGCAGCGCGGCTACCGTGGAGTGTACGAGGCATACGCTGTTTGGAAAGGACCGACCGACGAGGAGAGGGCCGGcgccatcgccaaggccgaggaGCTCCAGCGCCGGATCCACCGCATCCGCTGGCCCGCCTTCGTCAAGCCCATGACCCACAACTGCGCCAGCAAGGCAGCCGAGATG AAAATCCCCAAGCACTTCAGTGAGTATCTCCCGGCGCACGATGAGGGAGTCGTCTTGGTGGACGAGGCGGATGACGAGTTCCACATGATGTACAATGCCCACAGACAGGGCAGACACTACTATTTCCACAAGGGGTGGAGAGGATTTGCCGCCCACCATGACCTTGCCGTTGGCGATTGCTTGGTTTTCCACATGACAGAGAGGGCAAAGTTCAAG GAACTCCACATTCAGTACCAGTGCATATATAACTTTGTAAG GTCTACATTTTCAGAGCAAACCCAGACTATGAAAGCGACCAAACTTCAGATGACTCTGAGGATGAAGAGTAATGAAGATGTGTGTTTCGAATACAATGTTCGATCGGAGCAG TTTGTAGGAGAACCACGCTCTCCGCTGATGTTGCAGTCGGCTACCGCGATTTCGTGCTGGTTGCGTGTAGAGTCGCATACTCGGGCCTAG
- the LOC109734028 gene encoding B3 domain-containing protein Os06g0194400 isoform X1 — MAEANSYEEQRRRQIEENRRKLDELRLHHLSAAVREAAARPKPNPKPRPKRKAPEPGELRRSGRVAGLPEQPKYVEGAEQRGYRGVYEAYAVWKGPTDEERAGAIAKAEELQRRIHRIRWPAFVKPMTHNCASKAAEMKIPKHFSEYLPAHDEGVVLVDEADDEFHMMYNAHRQGRHYYFHKGWRGFAAHHDLAVGDCLVFHMTERAKFKVYIFRANPDYESDQTSDDSEDEE; from the exons atGGCGGAAGCGAACTCGTACGAGGAGCAGCGCCGGCGGCAGATTGAGGAGAACCGCCGGAAGCTGGACGAGCTGCGCCTGCACCACCTCTCCGCCGCCGTCCGCGAGGCCGCCGCCAGGCCCAAGCCCAACCCCAAGCCCAGGCCG AAGCGCAAGGCCCCGGAGCCCGGCGAGCTCCGGCGGTCCGGCCGCGTCGCCGGCCTCCCGGAACAGCCCAAATACGTCGAGGGCGCAGAGCAGCGCGGCTACCGTGGAGTGTACGAGGCATACGCTGTTTGGAAAGGACCGACCGACGAGGAGAGGGCCGGcgccatcgccaaggccgaggaGCTCCAGCGCCGGATCCACCGCATCCGCTGGCCCGCCTTCGTCAAGCCCATGACCCACAACTGCGCCAGCAAGGCAGCCGAGATG AAAATCCCCAAGCACTTCAGTGAGTATCTCCCGGCGCACGATGAGGGAGTCGTCTTGGTGGACGAGGCGGATGACGAGTTCCACATGATGTACAATGCCCACAGACAGGGCAGACACTACTATTTCCACAAGGGGTGGAGAGGATTTGCCGCCCACCATGACCTTGCCGTTGGCGATTGCTTGGTTTTCCACATGACAGAGAGGGCAAAGTTCAAG GTCTACATTTTCAGAGCAAACCCAGACTATGAAAGCGACCAAACTTCAGATGACTCTGAGGATGAAGAGTAA
- the LOC109734027 gene encoding uncharacterized protein: protein MKPPHFTGEAAASASWAHEVKQALRDKLRWTPAAGTTGTGGHGAARPPTASSAVTAEPAVQPAHGADCRGLAAAEDPIRRVMFLAPWGHT, encoded by the coding sequence ATGAAGCCCCCTCACTTCACTGGGGAAGCGGCAGCCAGCGCCTCATGGGCTCACGAGGTCAAGCAGGCCCTCCGTGACAAGCTCCGGTGGACACCCGCCGCGGGCACCACGGGCACCGGCGGCCACGGCGCCGCGAGGCCGCCGACGGCCTCCTCGGCTGTGACCGCCGAGCCGGCGGTGCAGCCGGCCCACGGCGCCGACTGCCGGGGCTTGGCCGCCGCCGAGGACCCCATCAGGAGGGTCATGTTCTTGGCCCCCTGGGGCCACACATAA
- the LOC109734026 gene encoding uncharacterized protein isoform X1 has translation MSSSVPSSSSPRRRSPANRRSHGAPPAAREPQAAGRRRRRWDEGEKDVSTLSSAYGSSVENRPSESHCKQPETSSAAVEQRPDPAIPGDEQKLSSQKMVAKAHTDQKVGPSRSARRKKMKRQVRAESKTEPRELKLWGADAAVESHVHRPLEPPRLAGNLHQHVFLCSASRRQEPNPPPSSRNRLQALPPPKSKVRPRARSPPITLLLAEQRHAKWPHRGEADAAVAAVEGKEEGGRAVSMLLSVDGSSVESRPSHSNCNCEQPETSSAAAEERPDPAIPGDDQKLGSGKRDAKTQTDNKEGPSRSARRKKMKRQIRAESEKELREMKKDKLLENIKKLQACIWLLEKEGADTAEIMEFRSLLESTKMQYVQYVENETQLAKEGSSASPQALNKDRLETMHVEAPIEKVERDERNLDSGKAEGSSLNGFKNEFAKEVNFLKIELEAVRQDRDSQLAQVQSLTADIAKQKEVARRCGAELENAMRRVAALEEGGLLQRETIRTLQIQLASANEKLTGLPSSTKD, from the exons ATGTCGTCTTCCGTGCCGTCGTCGTCCTCGCCTCGCCGTCGTTCTCCCGCGAATCGCCGCAGCCATggcgcgcctcccgccgcccgcgAGC CTCAAGCTGCGGGGCGCAGACGCCGCCGTTGGGATGAAGGGGAGAAGGATGTGTCAACGTTGTCGTCAGCATACGGGTCTTCCGTGGAGAATCGGCCGAGCGAAAGCCACTGCAAG CAGCCAGAGACTTCATCAGCTGCAGTGGAGCAGAGACCTGATCCTGCAATCCCGGGGGATGAGCAGAAGTTGTCTAGTCAGAAGATGGTTGCAAAGGCCCACACTGATCAGAAG GTGGGTCCATCCAGAAGTGCTCGTCGCAAAAAGATGAAAAGACAGGTACGGGCAGAATCTAAAACGGAACCGAGGGAG CTCAAGCTGTGGGGTGCAGACGCCGCCGTTGAATCCCATGTGCACCGCCCCCTGGAGCCGCCGCGGCTGGCCGGGAACCTCCACCAGCATGTGTTTCTGTGTTCTGCCAGCAGGCGCCAGGAACCAAATCCGCCACCGAGCAGTCGAAACCGGTTGCAGGCCCTGCCGCCACCGAAGTCCAAAGTTAGGCCTCGAGCAAGGTCACCGCCGATCACTCTGCTCCTAGCGGAGCAGCGGCACGCCAAGTGGCCACACCGAGGCGAGGCGGATGCGGCCGTGGCTGCCGTGGAAGGTAAGGAGGAAGGGGGGAGGGCGGTGTCAATGTTGTTGTCAGTCGATGGGTCGTCCGTGGAGAGTCGGCCAAGCCACAGCAACTGCAACTGCGAG CAGCCAGAAACTTCATCAGCTGCAGCGGAGGAGAGACCTGATCCTGCAATCCCGGGGGATGATCAGAAGTTGGGTAGTGGGAAGAGGGATGCAAAGACCCAGACTGATAACAAG GAGGGTCCATCCAGAAGTGCTCGTCGCAAAAAGATGAAAAGACAGATACGGGCAGAATCTGAAAAGGAACTGAGGGAG ATGAAAAAGGATAAGCTGTTAGAAAACATTAAAAAGCTTCAAGCTTGCATCTGGCTTCTTGAGAAGGAAGGTGCAGACACGGCTGAAATCATGGAATTCAGGAGTTTGCTTGAATCAACGAAGATGCAGTATGTGCAGTATGTGGAGAATG AGACACAGTTGGCAAAGGAAGGATCGAGTGCATCACCTCAGGCGCTAAACAAGGATAGACTCGAGACAATG CACGTGGAAGCTCCTATAGAGAAGGTTGAGAGAGATGAGCGGAACTTGGACTCTGGAAAGGCAGAGGGCAGTAGCCTGAATGGTTTCAAG AACGAATTTGCGAAGGAGGTGAATTTTCTTAAGATTGAACTTGAAGCAGTCAGGCAAGATCGTGACTCTCAATTAGCTCAGGTGCAGTCTTTGACGGCTGACATAGCTAAGCAGAAAGAAGTTGCAAGAAGATGTGGGGCTGAGCTAGAGAATGCCATGAGGAGAGTTGCTGCTCTCGAG GAAGGAGGCCTGTTGCAAAGGGAGACAATCAGAACGTTGCAGATTCAGCTTGCTTCTGCAAATGAGAAACTAACG GGGCTGCCTTCTTCCACCAAAGATTGA
- the LOC109734026 gene encoding uncharacterized protein isoform X3, whose translation MSSSVPSSSSPRRRSPANRRSHGAPPAAREPQAAGRRRRRWDEGEKDVSTLSSAYGSSVENRPSESHCKQPETSSAAVEQRPDPAIPGDEQKLSSQKMVAKAHTDQKVGPSRSARRKKMKRQVRAESKTEPRELKLWGADAAVESHVHRPLEPPRLAGNLHQHVFLCSASRRQEPNPPPSSRNRLQALPPPKSKVRPRARSPPITLLLAEQRHAKWPHRGEADAAVAAVEGKEEGGRAVSMLLSVDGSSVESRPSHSNCNCEPETSSAAAEERPDPAIPGDDQKLGSGKRDAKTQTDNKEGPSRSARRKKMKRQIRAESEKELREMKKDKLLENIKKLQACIWLLEKEGADTAEIMEFRSLLESTKMQYVQYVENETQLAKEGSSASPQALNKDRLETMHVEAPIEKVERDERNLDSGKAEGSSLNGFKNEFAKEVNFLKIELEAVRQDRDSQLAQVQSLTADIAKQKEVARRCGAELENAMRRVAALEEGGLLQRETIRTLQIQLASANEKLTGLPSSTKD comes from the exons ATGTCGTCTTCCGTGCCGTCGTCGTCCTCGCCTCGCCGTCGTTCTCCCGCGAATCGCCGCAGCCATggcgcgcctcccgccgcccgcgAGC CTCAAGCTGCGGGGCGCAGACGCCGCCGTTGGGATGAAGGGGAGAAGGATGTGTCAACGTTGTCGTCAGCATACGGGTCTTCCGTGGAGAATCGGCCGAGCGAAAGCCACTGCAAG CAGCCAGAGACTTCATCAGCTGCAGTGGAGCAGAGACCTGATCCTGCAATCCCGGGGGATGAGCAGAAGTTGTCTAGTCAGAAGATGGTTGCAAAGGCCCACACTGATCAGAAG GTGGGTCCATCCAGAAGTGCTCGTCGCAAAAAGATGAAAAGACAGGTACGGGCAGAATCTAAAACGGAACCGAGGGAG CTCAAGCTGTGGGGTGCAGACGCCGCCGTTGAATCCCATGTGCACCGCCCCCTGGAGCCGCCGCGGCTGGCCGGGAACCTCCACCAGCATGTGTTTCTGTGTTCTGCCAGCAGGCGCCAGGAACCAAATCCGCCACCGAGCAGTCGAAACCGGTTGCAGGCCCTGCCGCCACCGAAGTCCAAAGTTAGGCCTCGAGCAAGGTCACCGCCGATCACTCTGCTCCTAGCGGAGCAGCGGCACGCCAAGTGGCCACACCGAGGCGAGGCGGATGCGGCCGTGGCTGCCGTGGAAGGTAAGGAGGAAGGGGGGAGGGCGGTGTCAATGTTGTTGTCAGTCGATGGGTCGTCCGTGGAGAGTCGGCCAAGCCACAGCAACTGCAACTGCGAG CCAGAAACTTCATCAGCTGCAGCGGAGGAGAGACCTGATCCTGCAATCCCGGGGGATGATCAGAAGTTGGGTAGTGGGAAGAGGGATGCAAAGACCCAGACTGATAACAAG GAGGGTCCATCCAGAAGTGCTCGTCGCAAAAAGATGAAAAGACAGATACGGGCAGAATCTGAAAAGGAACTGAGGGAG ATGAAAAAGGATAAGCTGTTAGAAAACATTAAAAAGCTTCAAGCTTGCATCTGGCTTCTTGAGAAGGAAGGTGCAGACACGGCTGAAATCATGGAATTCAGGAGTTTGCTTGAATCAACGAAGATGCAGTATGTGCAGTATGTGGAGAATG AGACACAGTTGGCAAAGGAAGGATCGAGTGCATCACCTCAGGCGCTAAACAAGGATAGACTCGAGACAATG CACGTGGAAGCTCCTATAGAGAAGGTTGAGAGAGATGAGCGGAACTTGGACTCTGGAAAGGCAGAGGGCAGTAGCCTGAATGGTTTCAAG AACGAATTTGCGAAGGAGGTGAATTTTCTTAAGATTGAACTTGAAGCAGTCAGGCAAGATCGTGACTCTCAATTAGCTCAGGTGCAGTCTTTGACGGCTGACATAGCTAAGCAGAAAGAAGTTGCAAGAAGATGTGGGGCTGAGCTAGAGAATGCCATGAGGAGAGTTGCTGCTCTCGAG GAAGGAGGCCTGTTGCAAAGGGAGACAATCAGAACGTTGCAGATTCAGCTTGCTTCTGCAAATGAGAAACTAACG GGGCTGCCTTCTTCCACCAAAGATTGA
- the LOC109734026 gene encoding uncharacterized protein isoform X4, whose product MSSSVPSSSSPRRRSPANRRSHGAPPAAREPQAAGRRRRRWDEGEKDVSTLSSAYGSSVENRPSESHCKQPETSSAAVEQRPDPAIPGDEQKLSSQKMVAKAHTDQKVGPSRSARRKKMKRQLKLWGADAAVESHVHRPLEPPRLAGNLHQHVFLCSASRRQEPNPPPSSRNRLQALPPPKSKVRPRARSPPITLLLAEQRHAKWPHRGEADAAVAAVEGKEEGGRAVSMLLSVDGSSVESRPSHSNCNCEQPETSSAAAEERPDPAIPGDDQKLGSGKRDAKTQTDNKEGPSRSARRKKMKRQIRAESEKELREMKKDKLLENIKKLQACIWLLEKEGADTAEIMEFRSLLESTKMQYVQYVENETQLAKEGSSASPQALNKDRLETMHVEAPIEKVERDERNLDSGKAEGSSLNGFKNEFAKEVNFLKIELEAVRQDRDSQLAQVQSLTADIAKQKEVARRCGAELENAMRRVAALEEGGLLQRETIRTLQIQLASANEKLTGLPSSTKD is encoded by the exons ATGTCGTCTTCCGTGCCGTCGTCGTCCTCGCCTCGCCGTCGTTCTCCCGCGAATCGCCGCAGCCATggcgcgcctcccgccgcccgcgAGC CTCAAGCTGCGGGGCGCAGACGCCGCCGTTGGGATGAAGGGGAGAAGGATGTGTCAACGTTGTCGTCAGCATACGGGTCTTCCGTGGAGAATCGGCCGAGCGAAAGCCACTGCAAG CAGCCAGAGACTTCATCAGCTGCAGTGGAGCAGAGACCTGATCCTGCAATCCCGGGGGATGAGCAGAAGTTGTCTAGTCAGAAGATGGTTGCAAAGGCCCACACTGATCAGAAG GTGGGTCCATCCAGAAGTGCTCGTCGCAAAAAGATGAAAAGACAG CTCAAGCTGTGGGGTGCAGACGCCGCCGTTGAATCCCATGTGCACCGCCCCCTGGAGCCGCCGCGGCTGGCCGGGAACCTCCACCAGCATGTGTTTCTGTGTTCTGCCAGCAGGCGCCAGGAACCAAATCCGCCACCGAGCAGTCGAAACCGGTTGCAGGCCCTGCCGCCACCGAAGTCCAAAGTTAGGCCTCGAGCAAGGTCACCGCCGATCACTCTGCTCCTAGCGGAGCAGCGGCACGCCAAGTGGCCACACCGAGGCGAGGCGGATGCGGCCGTGGCTGCCGTGGAAGGTAAGGAGGAAGGGGGGAGGGCGGTGTCAATGTTGTTGTCAGTCGATGGGTCGTCCGTGGAGAGTCGGCCAAGCCACAGCAACTGCAACTGCGAG CAGCCAGAAACTTCATCAGCTGCAGCGGAGGAGAGACCTGATCCTGCAATCCCGGGGGATGATCAGAAGTTGGGTAGTGGGAAGAGGGATGCAAAGACCCAGACTGATAACAAG GAGGGTCCATCCAGAAGTGCTCGTCGCAAAAAGATGAAAAGACAGATACGGGCAGAATCTGAAAAGGAACTGAGGGAG ATGAAAAAGGATAAGCTGTTAGAAAACATTAAAAAGCTTCAAGCTTGCATCTGGCTTCTTGAGAAGGAAGGTGCAGACACGGCTGAAATCATGGAATTCAGGAGTTTGCTTGAATCAACGAAGATGCAGTATGTGCAGTATGTGGAGAATG AGACACAGTTGGCAAAGGAAGGATCGAGTGCATCACCTCAGGCGCTAAACAAGGATAGACTCGAGACAATG CACGTGGAAGCTCCTATAGAGAAGGTTGAGAGAGATGAGCGGAACTTGGACTCTGGAAAGGCAGAGGGCAGTAGCCTGAATGGTTTCAAG AACGAATTTGCGAAGGAGGTGAATTTTCTTAAGATTGAACTTGAAGCAGTCAGGCAAGATCGTGACTCTCAATTAGCTCAGGTGCAGTCTTTGACGGCTGACATAGCTAAGCAGAAAGAAGTTGCAAGAAGATGTGGGGCTGAGCTAGAGAATGCCATGAGGAGAGTTGCTGCTCTCGAG GAAGGAGGCCTGTTGCAAAGGGAGACAATCAGAACGTTGCAGATTCAGCTTGCTTCTGCAAATGAGAAACTAACG GGGCTGCCTTCTTCCACCAAAGATTGA
- the LOC109734026 gene encoding uncharacterized protein isoform X5 — MSSSVPSSSSPRRRSPANRRSHGAPPAAREPQAAGRRRRRWDEGEKDVSTLSSAYGSSVENRPSESHCKQPETSSAAVEQRPDPAIPGDEQKLSSQKMVAKAHTDQKVGPSRSARRKKMKRQVRAESKTEPRELKLWGADAAVESHVHRPLEPPRLAGNLHQHVFLCSASRRQEPNPPPSSRNRLQALPPPKSKVRPRARSPPITLLLAEQRHAKWPHRGEADAAVAAVEGKEEGGRAVSMLLSVDGSSVESRPSHSNCNCEQPETSSAAAEERPDPAIPGDDQKLGSGKRDAKTQTDNKEGPSRSARRKKMKRQIRAESEKELREMKKDKLLENIKKLQACIWLLEKEGADTAEIMEFRSLLESTKMQYVQYVENETQLAKEGSSASPQALNKDRLETMHVEAPIEKVERDERNLDSGKAEGSSLNGFKVQSLTADIAKQKEVARRCGAELENAMRRVAALEEGGLLQRETIRTLQIQLASANEKLTGLPSSTKD, encoded by the exons ATGTCGTCTTCCGTGCCGTCGTCGTCCTCGCCTCGCCGTCGTTCTCCCGCGAATCGCCGCAGCCATggcgcgcctcccgccgcccgcgAGC CTCAAGCTGCGGGGCGCAGACGCCGCCGTTGGGATGAAGGGGAGAAGGATGTGTCAACGTTGTCGTCAGCATACGGGTCTTCCGTGGAGAATCGGCCGAGCGAAAGCCACTGCAAG CAGCCAGAGACTTCATCAGCTGCAGTGGAGCAGAGACCTGATCCTGCAATCCCGGGGGATGAGCAGAAGTTGTCTAGTCAGAAGATGGTTGCAAAGGCCCACACTGATCAGAAG GTGGGTCCATCCAGAAGTGCTCGTCGCAAAAAGATGAAAAGACAGGTACGGGCAGAATCTAAAACGGAACCGAGGGAG CTCAAGCTGTGGGGTGCAGACGCCGCCGTTGAATCCCATGTGCACCGCCCCCTGGAGCCGCCGCGGCTGGCCGGGAACCTCCACCAGCATGTGTTTCTGTGTTCTGCCAGCAGGCGCCAGGAACCAAATCCGCCACCGAGCAGTCGAAACCGGTTGCAGGCCCTGCCGCCACCGAAGTCCAAAGTTAGGCCTCGAGCAAGGTCACCGCCGATCACTCTGCTCCTAGCGGAGCAGCGGCACGCCAAGTGGCCACACCGAGGCGAGGCGGATGCGGCCGTGGCTGCCGTGGAAGGTAAGGAGGAAGGGGGGAGGGCGGTGTCAATGTTGTTGTCAGTCGATGGGTCGTCCGTGGAGAGTCGGCCAAGCCACAGCAACTGCAACTGCGAG CAGCCAGAAACTTCATCAGCTGCAGCGGAGGAGAGACCTGATCCTGCAATCCCGGGGGATGATCAGAAGTTGGGTAGTGGGAAGAGGGATGCAAAGACCCAGACTGATAACAAG GAGGGTCCATCCAGAAGTGCTCGTCGCAAAAAGATGAAAAGACAGATACGGGCAGAATCTGAAAAGGAACTGAGGGAG ATGAAAAAGGATAAGCTGTTAGAAAACATTAAAAAGCTTCAAGCTTGCATCTGGCTTCTTGAGAAGGAAGGTGCAGACACGGCTGAAATCATGGAATTCAGGAGTTTGCTTGAATCAACGAAGATGCAGTATGTGCAGTATGTGGAGAATG AGACACAGTTGGCAAAGGAAGGATCGAGTGCATCACCTCAGGCGCTAAACAAGGATAGACTCGAGACAATG CACGTGGAAGCTCCTATAGAGAAGGTTGAGAGAGATGAGCGGAACTTGGACTCTGGAAAGGCAGAGGGCAGTAGCCTGAATGGTTTCAAG GTGCAGTCTTTGACGGCTGACATAGCTAAGCAGAAAGAAGTTGCAAGAAGATGTGGGGCTGAGCTAGAGAATGCCATGAGGAGAGTTGCTGCTCTCGAG GAAGGAGGCCTGTTGCAAAGGGAGACAATCAGAACGTTGCAGATTCAGCTTGCTTCTGCAAATGAGAAACTAACG GGGCTGCCTTCTTCCACCAAAGATTGA
- the LOC109734026 gene encoding uncharacterized protein isoform X2, with the protein MSSSVPSSSSPRRRSPANRRSHGAPPAAREPQAAGRRRRRWDEGEKDVSTLSSAYGSSVENRPSESHCKPETSSAAVEQRPDPAIPGDEQKLSSQKMVAKAHTDQKVGPSRSARRKKMKRQVRAESKTEPRELKLWGADAAVESHVHRPLEPPRLAGNLHQHVFLCSASRRQEPNPPPSSRNRLQALPPPKSKVRPRARSPPITLLLAEQRHAKWPHRGEADAAVAAVEGKEEGGRAVSMLLSVDGSSVESRPSHSNCNCEQPETSSAAAEERPDPAIPGDDQKLGSGKRDAKTQTDNKEGPSRSARRKKMKRQIRAESEKELREMKKDKLLENIKKLQACIWLLEKEGADTAEIMEFRSLLESTKMQYVQYVENETQLAKEGSSASPQALNKDRLETMHVEAPIEKVERDERNLDSGKAEGSSLNGFKNEFAKEVNFLKIELEAVRQDRDSQLAQVQSLTADIAKQKEVARRCGAELENAMRRVAALEEGGLLQRETIRTLQIQLASANEKLTGLPSSTKD; encoded by the exons ATGTCGTCTTCCGTGCCGTCGTCGTCCTCGCCTCGCCGTCGTTCTCCCGCGAATCGCCGCAGCCATggcgcgcctcccgccgcccgcgAGC CTCAAGCTGCGGGGCGCAGACGCCGCCGTTGGGATGAAGGGGAGAAGGATGTGTCAACGTTGTCGTCAGCATACGGGTCTTCCGTGGAGAATCGGCCGAGCGAAAGCCACTGCAAG CCAGAGACTTCATCAGCTGCAGTGGAGCAGAGACCTGATCCTGCAATCCCGGGGGATGAGCAGAAGTTGTCTAGTCAGAAGATGGTTGCAAAGGCCCACACTGATCAGAAG GTGGGTCCATCCAGAAGTGCTCGTCGCAAAAAGATGAAAAGACAGGTACGGGCAGAATCTAAAACGGAACCGAGGGAG CTCAAGCTGTGGGGTGCAGACGCCGCCGTTGAATCCCATGTGCACCGCCCCCTGGAGCCGCCGCGGCTGGCCGGGAACCTCCACCAGCATGTGTTTCTGTGTTCTGCCAGCAGGCGCCAGGAACCAAATCCGCCACCGAGCAGTCGAAACCGGTTGCAGGCCCTGCCGCCACCGAAGTCCAAAGTTAGGCCTCGAGCAAGGTCACCGCCGATCACTCTGCTCCTAGCGGAGCAGCGGCACGCCAAGTGGCCACACCGAGGCGAGGCGGATGCGGCCGTGGCTGCCGTGGAAGGTAAGGAGGAAGGGGGGAGGGCGGTGTCAATGTTGTTGTCAGTCGATGGGTCGTCCGTGGAGAGTCGGCCAAGCCACAGCAACTGCAACTGCGAG CAGCCAGAAACTTCATCAGCTGCAGCGGAGGAGAGACCTGATCCTGCAATCCCGGGGGATGATCAGAAGTTGGGTAGTGGGAAGAGGGATGCAAAGACCCAGACTGATAACAAG GAGGGTCCATCCAGAAGTGCTCGTCGCAAAAAGATGAAAAGACAGATACGGGCAGAATCTGAAAAGGAACTGAGGGAG ATGAAAAAGGATAAGCTGTTAGAAAACATTAAAAAGCTTCAAGCTTGCATCTGGCTTCTTGAGAAGGAAGGTGCAGACACGGCTGAAATCATGGAATTCAGGAGTTTGCTTGAATCAACGAAGATGCAGTATGTGCAGTATGTGGAGAATG AGACACAGTTGGCAAAGGAAGGATCGAGTGCATCACCTCAGGCGCTAAACAAGGATAGACTCGAGACAATG CACGTGGAAGCTCCTATAGAGAAGGTTGAGAGAGATGAGCGGAACTTGGACTCTGGAAAGGCAGAGGGCAGTAGCCTGAATGGTTTCAAG AACGAATTTGCGAAGGAGGTGAATTTTCTTAAGATTGAACTTGAAGCAGTCAGGCAAGATCGTGACTCTCAATTAGCTCAGGTGCAGTCTTTGACGGCTGACATAGCTAAGCAGAAAGAAGTTGCAAGAAGATGTGGGGCTGAGCTAGAGAATGCCATGAGGAGAGTTGCTGCTCTCGAG GAAGGAGGCCTGTTGCAAAGGGAGACAATCAGAACGTTGCAGATTCAGCTTGCTTCTGCAAATGAGAAACTAACG GGGCTGCCTTCTTCCACCAAAGATTGA